A window of Lacibacter sediminis contains these coding sequences:
- a CDS encoding MFS transporter: MTTISTATNHYSNLQMRIAVSVFFFCQGICFASWASRIPDIKTTLHLSEAALGSILLALPAGQLTMMPFSGKLVTRFGSKYVLRLAAVGYALTLITIGIANTPWLLALCLYVFGLTGNLCNISVNTQAVNAEALYGRSILASFHGVWSTAGFTGALVGLLMMRLELVPMYHFMIVAAMVITLNIFFQKYLILTPTSRTASSLKRFQMPKGLLLQLGLIAFCCLSAEGCMFDWSGVYFKEVVKVKGELVSLGYASFMIMMATGRFTGDRLAERFGRTKMVQISGVLIFVGMMTAVLFPNIIMSTIGFLIVGFGVSSIIPLVYSTAGKVKDVASGIAIATVSGVGFLGFLMGPPLIGYIAELAGLRYSFAVIAILGLVISYMISKLKLA, from the coding sequence TTGACGACTATTTCAACAGCAACCAACCACTACTCGAATCTGCAGATGCGCATTGCCGTATCTGTATTCTTTTTCTGCCAGGGCATTTGCTTTGCCAGTTGGGCAAGCCGCATCCCTGATATTAAAACAACTTTACATTTATCTGAAGCAGCATTAGGCAGCATTTTATTAGCGTTGCCCGCCGGACAATTAACCATGATGCCTTTCAGTGGAAAATTGGTTACACGTTTTGGCAGTAAGTATGTTCTTCGTTTAGCGGCTGTAGGTTATGCGCTTACATTGATCACGATCGGAATTGCAAACACTCCGTGGTTGTTAGCTTTATGTTTGTACGTATTTGGATTGACGGGTAATCTCTGTAATATTTCTGTGAACACACAGGCAGTAAATGCTGAAGCATTGTATGGACGATCCATTCTTGCATCGTTTCACGGAGTTTGGAGCACTGCAGGATTTACAGGTGCATTGGTTGGTTTATTGATGATGCGTTTGGAATTAGTGCCAATGTATCACTTCATGATCGTTGCAGCAATGGTGATTACATTAAATATTTTCTTTCAGAAATATCTCATTCTTACACCTACCAGTCGTACAGCATCTTCGTTGAAACGATTCCAGATGCCGAAAGGTTTGTTGCTGCAATTGGGTTTGATCGCTTTCTGTTGTTTGAGTGCTGAAGGTTGTATGTTCGACTGGAGCGGAGTGTATTTTAAAGAAGTGGTGAAAGTAAAAGGCGAATTGGTATCGTTGGGTTATGCTTCGTTTATGATCATGATGGCGACGGGACGTTTTACAGGCGATAGACTCGCAGAACGTTTTGGACGAACCAAAATGGTGCAGATAAGTGGTGTGTTGATCTTTGTTGGTATGATGACAGCCGTTTTATTTCCGAACATCATCATGTCAACCATTGGATTTTTGATTGTTGGTTTTGGTGTAAGCAGCATTATTCCCTTAGTTTATAGCACTGCTGGAAAAGTAAAAGATGTGGCAAGTGGTATCGCAATTGCTACTGTTTCAGGTGTTGGCTTCTTGGGCTTTTTGATGGGGCCACCATTGATCGGTTATATTGCTGAACTGGCAGGACTGCGTTATTCTTTTGCAGTGATAGCAATACTTGGTTTGGTGATCAGTTATATGATTAGTAAGTTAAAACTGGCATAA
- a CDS encoding rhamnogalacturonan lyase family protein, giving the protein MEKLNRGTVAVRVNSSEVFLSWRLMGTEPSTTSFNIYRDGIKINATALTGATNYKHSTTTNGTYMVKAVVDGTEESNSVEASVWVQQYKQIPIQQPAGGTTPDAVAYTYTANDASVGDLDGDGEYEIILKWDPTNSKDNSQSGYTGNVYLDAYKMNGTRLWRIDLGINIRAGAHYTQFLVYDFDSDGKAEIACKTADGTKDGIGTVIGNATVDYRNSNGYVLSGPEYLTVFNGITGAAMDTENYTPARGTVSSWGDSYGNRVDRFIAAVAYLDGINPSMVFGRGYYTRLVRSAWDFKNGQLVQRWIFDSNTTGNNAYAGMGNHQMTVGDANGDGKDEIYNGSSAVNYDGTGFFANGLGHGDALHMTDMDPDRPGMELWQCYEEPVKYAGKGLRLFDAATGVPIWGVNATGDIGRALAADIDPRYKGYECWGSTGYLYNVKGDSVGPSRPTINHAIWWDGDLLREILDDEKLEKWDYANNRLNRLLTLYLANLGSASSNNSTKANPALTADILGDWREEIIMRSGDNQFLNIYTTVNETTHRIYTLMHDPQYRLAIAWQNAAYNQPPHPGFYLGDGMSAAPIPNIQLVNAVTTPVSDQTVAAITVDVFPNPSVKTFFIRANGSFTFHIYDVNGKLQQQGTAVNQIETGTELMAGVYFVKVMAKKQQTTIKIIKQ; this is encoded by the coding sequence ATGGAAAAACTAAATCGTGGTACCGTTGCGGTTCGGGTGAACAGTTCGGAAGTATTTCTCAGTTGGCGATTAATGGGTACCGAACCATCAACTACTTCTTTCAATATTTATCGGGATGGAATAAAGATCAATGCCACAGCATTAACCGGTGCTACCAATTACAAACACAGTACCACAACAAACGGCACTTACATGGTTAAGGCTGTAGTGGACGGTACGGAAGAAAGTAATAGTGTTGAAGCTTCTGTGTGGGTGCAACAGTACAAACAGATCCCGATACAACAACCTGCAGGAGGTACAACGCCTGATGCGGTTGCTTATACTTACACAGCAAACGATGCAAGCGTTGGTGATTTAGATGGCGATGGTGAATATGAAATCATTTTAAAATGGGATCCTACCAATTCAAAAGATAATTCACAATCGGGCTATACCGGTAATGTGTACCTCGATGCCTATAAAATGAACGGCACCAGATTGTGGCGTATTGATCTTGGTATTAACATTCGTGCAGGTGCACATTACACACAATTCTTAGTGTACGATTTTGACAGTGATGGCAAAGCAGAAATAGCTTGTAAAACTGCTGATGGCACAAAAGATGGTATTGGTACAGTGATTGGAAATGCAACTGTTGATTATCGTAACAGTAATGGTTATGTATTGAGCGGACCGGAATATTTAACTGTATTCAACGGCATAACAGGTGCTGCAATGGATACTGAAAATTATACTCCCGCAAGAGGAACCGTAAGCAGCTGGGGTGATAGTTATGGTAATCGTGTTGATCGTTTTATTGCTGCCGTTGCTTATTTGGATGGAATCAATCCAAGTATGGTATTTGGTCGTGGCTATTATACAAGACTTGTAAGGAGTGCATGGGATTTTAAAAATGGGCAATTAGTACAACGCTGGATATTCGACAGCAATACAACCGGCAACAATGCGTACGCAGGCATGGGCAATCACCAGATGACTGTTGGTGATGCAAACGGCGATGGGAAAGATGAAATCTATAACGGATCAAGTGCGGTGAATTATGATGGCACCGGTTTCTTTGCAAATGGATTGGGGCATGGTGATGCATTGCATATGACTGACATGGATCCTGATCGTCCGGGTATGGAATTATGGCAGTGCTATGAAGAACCGGTAAAGTATGCAGGGAAAGGTTTGCGTTTGTTTGATGCGGCCACAGGTGTGCCCATCTGGGGCGTAAATGCAACAGGTGATATTGGTCGTGCACTGGCAGCGGATATTGATCCCCGTTATAAAGGATATGAATGTTGGGGCTCCACAGGTTATCTCTACAATGTGAAAGGCGATTCAGTCGGGCCATCACGACCTACCATCAATCATGCAATCTGGTGGGACGGAGATCTGCTGCGTGAAATACTGGATGATGAAAAGCTGGAGAAATGGGACTATGCCAATAACAGACTCAATCGTTTATTGACCTTATATCTCGCAAATCTGGGTTCAGCTTCAAGTAACAATTCAACAAAAGCAAATCCTGCGTTGACAGCAGATATATTAGGCGATTGGCGGGAAGAGATCATTATGCGTAGCGGCGATAATCAATTCCTGAATATCTATACAACCGTTAACGAAACAACACATCGCATTTATACGCTCATGCACGACCCGCAGTATCGTTTGGCAATTGCCTGGCAGAATGCAGCATATAATCAACCACCGCATCCGGGTTTTTATCTGGGCGATGGTATGAGTGCAGCGCCAATACCCAATATTCAACTGGTGAATGCTGTCACTACTCCTGTAAGCGATCAAACTGTTGCCGCAATAACTGTTGATGTATTTCCCAACCCTTCCGTAAAAACTTTTTTCATCAGAGCAAACGGAAGCTTTACTTTTCACATCTATGATGTTAATGGGAAGCTGCAGCAACAGGGAACAGCCGTAAATCAAATTGAAACCGGAACTGAACTGATGGCCGGTGTATATTTCGTGAAAGTGATGGCAAAGAAGCAACAAACAACAATTAAGATCATCAAACAATAA
- a CDS encoding glycoside hydrolase family 43 protein, translated as MMKKICLLVLVLMQLLRVNAQSDSVYMFAYFKNNGQDGLHLAYSNDGFTWSALKNDSSILYPTVAKDKLMRDPCIIRGADGLFHMVWTVSWNDKGIGYASSKDLINWSEQKFIPVMMQEDSARNCWAPEITYDAKRKQYMIYWATTIAGKYKADPKVENGYNHRMYSVLTKDFKTFSKTKLLYDKGFNVIDATIIPDGKQLVMFLKDETREPVQKNIKIATSKKMNKGYSDASAPITGNYWAEGPTTLKINGTWIVYFDKYRDHKYGAVQSTDLKNWTDVSDKLVMPKGIRHGTIFTISRKEFELLPK; from the coding sequence ATGATGAAGAAAATCTGTTTACTTGTTCTTGTATTGATGCAGTTACTGCGTGTAAATGCCCAGTCTGATTCCGTTTATATGTTTGCATATTTCAAAAACAACGGACAGGATGGCTTACATCTTGCCTACAGCAACGATGGCTTTACATGGAGCGCATTAAAGAACGACAGTTCAATCTTATATCCAACGGTTGCAAAAGATAAATTGATGCGTGATCCCTGCATCATTCGTGGAGCAGATGGTTTGTTTCATATGGTGTGGACTGTGAGCTGGAACGATAAAGGCATTGGTTATGCCAGTTCAAAAGACCTCATCAATTGGAGTGAACAAAAGTTTATCCCGGTGATGATGCAGGAAGATTCTGCTCGTAACTGCTGGGCACCCGAGATCACTTATGATGCAAAGCGCAAACAATACATGATCTACTGGGCTACTACCATTGCCGGTAAATACAAAGCCGATCCAAAAGTAGAGAATGGTTATAATCATCGCATGTATTCTGTGCTTACAAAAGACTTCAAAACCTTCAGTAAAACAAAACTGCTGTATGATAAAGGCTTTAACGTGATCGATGCAACGATCATCCCTGATGGAAAACAGTTGGTCATGTTCCTGAAAGATGAAACGAGAGAACCGGTGCAAAAGAATATCAAGATCGCTACAAGCAAAAAGATGAACAAAGGTTACAGCGATGCATCGGCGCCCATTACCGGTAATTACTGGGCAGAAGGGCCGACTACTTTAAAGATCAACGGCACCTGGATCGTGTATTTTGATAAATATAGAGATCATAAGTATGGTGCAGTTCAATCTACTGATCTGAAAAACTGGACAGATGTTTCGGATAAATTAGTAATGCCGAAGGGAATACGTCATGGAACGATTTTTACCATAAGCAGAAAGGAGTTTGAGTTGTTGCCTAAGTAA
- a CDS encoding DUF4450 domain-containing protein, protein MKGLLFISAAVFCLMNNSTAQEKQKLWHGIERQVRYHPEGNDIVIENGTRRFNRALYGGNTAFRAEVGDLPEFALYMPGMGGNLKFGLVVNDKSKWLIECKKIKAIYRAGSMLYEIKDELLGDGVLRLHVIALYENEGMIVQLQTDNISTAVQLVAVYGGATGKKFSRDGDIGADPESSFFLKPEYCKDNLYKINKNNFTLLYGFAKPLSEEERYEVQHLPANANNSSAAADKGKELVGIFPETAVLKMADATKQQSPVVLLQSEVVAAPLITASLPLNNKQTYFFAIQKPEKKQALSYVALPKQFQQAEAARKKIADRIKVSTPDPFINTLGSVLGIAADGVWEDPSFMHGAVAWRMRLNGWRGAYVADVFGWHDRARKHFDGYALSQVKTPLTGPVVSDTALHLGRQQEKLGTSLFSSGYISRNPGGDLRAHHYDMNLVFIDQLLNHFNWTGDTAYVRQMWPLLVRHLDWEKRNFDVDDDGLYDSYAAIWASDALQYSGGGVTHSSAYNYRSNKVAAQLAKIIGEDGSKYEAEANKILNAINQQLWMKNKGWYAEYKDLLGNKLLHESAALWTIYHAIDEGITDPFQAYQSLQYVNHYIPHIPIIAKGLKDSSLYTLSTTNWQPYTWSLNNVALPELLHTALAFWLGGQKEEAYRLWKSSLMESMYLGASPGNIQQLSFYDAIRGELYRDFADPIGMAGRTLVEGLFGVLPDALNDRLVIKPGLPQHWNNASLTTPNIQFVFKRTRLTEEYLLQPTFGKQLKLQLIIPAYRDAVESLTVNGKPVQWKVVDSIIGTPSLQIDVAAAKSYVVVIKWEGEGFEKPDYKKTYNSSELVQVKLSKAIILNHYQPVEVLRNLVRASNIVTGNLNNAGVNSLYLQLKQGDFSWFEPLNFSLIEDEPFIETVTITPETKFETVDLTQQFNDAVTNIFKNEYLSPRPAVPTLQLPKQGIGNWAYPLTTANISDGGLRVKAGIKNEVRINNIPFKTTATEKKNIVFTSMWDNYPDSVVLPLSGAASHSYFLMAGSTNPMQSRMLNGTVVVNYTDGTSSVLELKNPENWWPIEQDYLIDGFAFTAGATKPTRVLLKTGDVMPSNYKYTGIKGFSNFGIDGGAATVLDLKLNPHKQLKSITLKTIANDVVIGLMSVTLVR, encoded by the coding sequence ATGAAAGGATTACTGTTTATATCGGCTGCTGTTTTTTGTTTGATGAATAATTCAACTGCACAAGAAAAGCAAAAGCTATGGCATGGCATTGAACGGCAAGTGCGTTATCATCCCGAAGGAAATGATATTGTGATTGAAAATGGGACAAGACGATTCAACCGTGCACTGTATGGCGGTAATACAGCTTTCCGTGCTGAAGTAGGCGACTTGCCTGAGTTTGCTTTGTATATGCCGGGGATGGGTGGTAATCTTAAATTTGGTCTTGTTGTAAACGATAAAAGCAAGTGGCTGATCGAATGTAAAAAGATCAAAGCCATTTACCGTGCAGGTTCGATGCTGTATGAGATCAAGGATGAGTTATTGGGAGATGGTGTTCTTCGTCTGCATGTAATTGCACTGTATGAAAACGAAGGAATGATTGTACAACTGCAAACAGATAATATTTCAACTGCTGTACAATTAGTGGCTGTATATGGTGGTGCAACGGGTAAAAAGTTTTCACGTGATGGTGATATCGGTGCCGATCCTGAATCATCATTTTTTTTAAAGCCGGAGTATTGCAAGGATAATCTGTACAAGATCAATAAGAATAATTTTACGCTGCTCTACGGTTTTGCAAAACCGTTAAGTGAAGAGGAACGATACGAAGTGCAGCACCTTCCTGCAAACGCCAACAACAGTTCTGCTGCTGCAGATAAAGGAAAAGAACTGGTTGGTATATTTCCTGAAACGGCTGTATTAAAAATGGCCGATGCAACCAAGCAACAATCGCCTGTTGTATTGTTACAGTCTGAAGTTGTTGCTGCACCGTTGATCACAGCAAGTCTGCCACTCAACAACAAACAAACTTATTTCTTCGCTATACAGAAACCTGAAAAAAAGCAAGCACTCTCTTACGTAGCTTTACCAAAACAATTTCAACAGGCAGAAGCAGCACGCAAAAAGATTGCTGATCGCATTAAAGTATCTACACCTGATCCGTTCATCAACACATTGGGTTCGGTGTTGGGAATTGCAGCTGATGGCGTATGGGAAGATCCATCGTTTATGCATGGTGCTGTTGCATGGCGCATGCGTTTGAATGGCTGGCGTGGTGCGTATGTGGCCGATGTATTTGGCTGGCACGATCGTGCACGGAAACATTTTGATGGGTATGCATTGTCGCAGGTAAAAACGCCGTTGACAGGCCCTGTTGTTTCAGATACGGCTTTGCATTTGGGTCGGCAGCAGGAAAAATTAGGCACATCCTTATTCAGCAGTGGATACATTTCACGAAACCCCGGTGGTGATTTGCGTGCACACCATTACGATATGAACCTTGTGTTCATTGATCAGCTCTTAAATCATTTCAACTGGACAGGTGATACAGCTTATGTTCGGCAAATGTGGCCATTGCTTGTTCGTCATCTTGATTGGGAGAAAAGAAATTTTGATGTGGATGATGATGGATTATATGATTCGTATGCTGCTATCTGGGCAAGTGATGCATTGCAGTACAGTGGTGGTGGTGTTACGCATTCATCGGCGTATAACTATCGTTCCAATAAAGTGGCAGCACAGTTGGCAAAGATCATTGGCGAAGATGGAAGCAAATATGAAGCAGAAGCGAATAAAATTCTGAATGCCATCAATCAGCAATTATGGATGAAGAACAAAGGCTGGTATGCTGAATATAAAGATCTGCTGGGCAATAAATTGCTGCATGAGTCGGCTGCATTGTGGACGATCTATCATGCGATTGATGAAGGCATTACTGATCCATTCCAGGCTTATCAATCATTGCAATATGTTAATCATTATATTCCGCATATCCCCATCATCGCAAAGGGATTGAAAGATTCATCGTTGTATACGTTGTCAACCACCAACTGGCAGCCTTATACCTGGAGTTTGAATAATGTAGCATTGCCCGAGCTGCTGCACACTGCATTGGCGTTCTGGCTGGGCGGACAAAAAGAAGAAGCTTATCGTTTATGGAAAAGTTCGTTGATGGAAAGTATGTACCTCGGTGCAAGTCCGGGTAATATTCAACAGTTGAGTTTTTATGATGCCATACGAGGTGAGTTGTACAGAGATTTTGCCGATCCCATTGGTATGGCCGGTAGAACATTGGTAGAAGGTTTGTTTGGTGTATTACCTGATGCATTGAATGATCGGTTGGTGATTAAACCGGGCTTACCGCAACACTGGAACAATGCATCCTTAACCACACCGAATATTCAGTTTGTATTTAAACGCACACGTTTGACGGAAGAATATTTGTTGCAGCCAACGTTTGGCAAACAACTGAAACTGCAGTTGATCATTCCTGCCTACAGAGATGCTGTTGAATCATTAACGGTAAATGGAAAACCTGTACAATGGAAAGTAGTGGATAGTATCATCGGAACGCCTTCGTTGCAGATCGATGTTGCGGCTGCAAAGTCGTATGTGGTTGTCATCAAATGGGAGGGTGAAGGATTTGAAAAGCCGGATTATAAAAAGACATACAACAGCAGCGAATTGGTACAGGTGAAACTGAGTAAGGCAATTATCTTAAATCATTATCAACCGGTGGAAGTGTTACGGAATTTAGTACGTGCATCAAATATTGTAACGGGGAATCTGAACAATGCAGGTGTAAACAGTTTGTACCTGCAGTTGAAGCAAGGCGATTTCAGTTGGTTTGAGCCATTGAACTTTTCGTTGATCGAAGATGAACCATTCATTGAAACTGTAACGATCACTCCCGAAACAAAATTTGAAACCGTTGATCTTACCCAACAGTTCAATGATGCGGTAACGAATATTTTTAAGAATGAATATTTATCGCCTCGACCTGCAGTCCCAACTTTGCAATTACCTAAGCAGGGAATTGGCAACTGGGCTTATCCGTTAACGACAGCAAACATCAGCGATGGTGGTTTGCGAGTAAAAGCAGGTATAAAGAATGAAGTTCGCATCAACAATATTCCGTTTAAAACAACTGCAACAGAAAAAAAGAACATTGTGTTTACATCGATGTGGGATAATTATCCTGATTCTGTTGTGCTGCCTTTGAGTGGAGCTGCATCGCATTCCTACTTCTTAATGGCGGGCAGCACCAATCCCATGCAAAGCAGAATGCTGAACGGAACGGTTGTAGTAAATTATACCGATGGTACTTCATCTGTACTGGAGCTAAAGAACCCCGAAAACTGGTGGCCGATTGAACAGGATTATCTCATCGATGGATTTGCGTTTACCGCCGGTGCAACGAAACCTACCCGTGTATTATTAAAGACCGGTGACGTGATGCCGTCGAATTATAAGTACACAGGCATCAAAGGTTTTTCCAACTTTGGTATTGATGGTGGCGCTGCAACGGTCTTAGATTTAAAACTGAACCCGCATAAACAATTAAAAAGTATTACGCTCAAAACCATCGCCAACGATGTAGTGATTGGGTTGATGAGTGTAACCTTGGTTCGATAA
- a CDS encoding glycoside hydrolase family 28 protein: protein MTISKQSSFSLLFLFVTLTTLAQSSAAPEWTKKVGARSFPAGRIIYYVNSYGAVSDTVTVNTKAIQSAIDACAAKGGGIVAFKPGTYVTGAIFLKNNVHLRIDKGVLILGSQNFDDYPDMDTRIAGLEMKWPAALFNALNVKNVAITGDGIVNARGKFCWDKYWEMRKEYDKKGLRWIVDYDAKRVRTLLVQNSSDVSIKGLTFKNAGFWTVQLLYSSYLTVDGVVIKNNEDGSGPSTDGIDVDSSSWVLIENCDIDCNDDNFCLKAGRDWDGLRVNRPTEYVVIRKSIARRGAGLVTLGSETSGSIRHIYCTDLYAKNTDNGLRIKSATTRGGTIEDIYFVNSVLDSVRNAYQFNLNWYPAYSYSELPKGYTMETVPTHWKSMLQKVTPAEKGTPYAKKFIIRNVKISNAQKAFEINGLPQSLLEDFQFINSFISAGTIGTMEYTKGWKFINTTIDISTKPVEKKKEPTGIEEQERLKG, encoded by the coding sequence ATGACTATAAGTAAGCAAAGCAGTTTTTCCCTTCTCTTTTTGTTTGTAACACTTACAACATTGGCGCAATCATCTGCTGCACCTGAGTGGACAAAGAAGGTCGGTGCACGAAGTTTTCCTGCAGGTAGAATTATTTATTACGTGAACAGCTACGGAGCCGTGAGCGATACCGTAACAGTTAATACAAAAGCCATTCAAAGCGCCATTGATGCCTGTGCTGCAAAGGGTGGCGGTATTGTTGCGTTTAAACCTGGCACTTATGTTACGGGCGCTATCTTTTTAAAGAACAATGTGCATTTGCGGATTGATAAAGGCGTGTTGATCCTTGGTTCACAAAACTTCGATGACTATCCGGATATGGATACACGTATTGCCGGGCTCGAAATGAAATGGCCTGCTGCATTGTTCAATGCGTTGAATGTTAAGAATGTGGCGATCACCGGCGATGGCATTGTAAACGCAAGAGGTAAATTCTGCTGGGATAAGTATTGGGAGATGCGAAAAGAGTATGATAAGAAAGGTTTGCGTTGGATCGTTGATTATGATGCAAAACGTGTACGTACATTATTAGTTCAAAATTCATCCGATGTTTCCATCAAAGGATTAACGTTTAAGAACGCCGGTTTCTGGACAGTACAATTATTGTATTCTTCTTACTTAACTGTTGATGGCGTTGTCATTAAAAATAACGAGGATGGAAGCGGCCCGAGCACTGATGGTATTGATGTGGATTCATCGAGCTGGGTGTTGATCGAGAATTGTGATATTGATTGCAACGACGATAACTTTTGTTTAAAAGCAGGTCGTGATTGGGATGGGCTTCGTGTAAATCGTCCAACAGAATATGTAGTGATCAGAAAATCCATTGCACGAAGAGGAGCAGGGCTTGTAACCTTGGGCAGTGAAACATCAGGCAGCATCCGTCATATTTATTGTACCGATCTCTACGCAAAAAATACAGACAATGGGTTACGAATAAAATCTGCCACCACACGTGGCGGAACCATTGAAGATATCTACTTTGTGAATTCTGTGTTGGATTCAGTACGTAACGCCTATCAATTCAATTTAAACTGGTATCCTGCCTATAGTTATTCAGAACTCCCAAAAGGTTATACCATGGAGACTGTACCTACTCATTGGAAATCGATGTTGCAGAAAGTAACGCCTGCAGAAAAAGGAACACCTTATGCAAAGAAATTCATCATCCGGAATGTAAAGATCAGCAATGCGCAAAAGGCATTTGAGATAAATGGTTTGCCGCAATCGTTGCTGGAAGATTTTCAGTTCATCAATTCGTTTATTTCTGCAGGAACAATTGGTACCATGGAATACACGAAAGGCTGGAAGTTTATCAACACAACCATTGATATTTCAACCAAACCTGTTGAAAAGAAAAAAGAACCCACAGGGATCGAAGAACAGGAGCGTCTAAAAGGATAG
- a CDS encoding glycoside hydrolase family 88 protein, which translates to MLLAKRLFFLIVVQFVLTISYAQTKQQPDKALLKTIEQNMLDAAAQYKVLANNLPADKFPKTYFPTTNKYEFSNSGWWCSGFYPGTLLFLYQQTKDEALYKEAQRILEVLKKEQFNTTTHDLGFMMYCSFGNANLIQPSASYKDILVTSAKSLSTRFSPVTGVIKSWDGKANEYLVIIDNMMNLKLLFWATQVTGDSSFYKIAVTHANTTIKNHFRADNSSYHVINYNSQTGAIQQKRTAQGFADESAWARGQAWGLYGYTETYRETKDKQYLEQANKIAAFILNHPNLPADKIPYWDFNAPNIPNALRDVSAATIMASALLELSGYVNKELSVKYFKAAETILKNLSTEQYKAAAGTNGGFLLKHSVGHFPAQTEIDVPLTYADYYFVEAMIRYKAMFK; encoded by the coding sequence ATGTTGCTTGCAAAACGTTTGTTCTTTTTGATCGTTGTACAATTTGTTCTTACAATTAGCTATGCGCAAACAAAACAACAGCCTGATAAAGCATTGTTGAAAACAATTGAGCAGAATATGCTCGATGCTGCTGCCCAATACAAAGTGTTGGCGAATAATTTGCCTGCAGATAAATTTCCCAAAACATATTTCCCCACAACCAACAAATATGAGTTCAGCAATTCCGGGTGGTGGTGCAGTGGTTTTTACCCTGGTACATTGTTGTTTCTTTATCAACAAACAAAAGATGAAGCTCTCTACAAAGAAGCGCAACGCATTCTGGAAGTATTAAAGAAGGAACAGTTCAATACAACCACACATGATCTTGGGTTTATGATGTATTGCAGTTTTGGCAACGCCAATCTGATTCAACCATCTGCTTCATACAAAGACATACTTGTGACGAGCGCCAAATCATTGTCAACACGGTTCAGCCCGGTTACAGGTGTGATTAAATCATGGGATGGAAAAGCAAATGAGTACCTCGTGATCATCGACAATATGATGAACCTGAAATTATTGTTCTGGGCCACACAGGTAACAGGTGATTCTTCGTTTTACAAAATTGCTGTTACACACGCTAATACAACCATCAAAAATCATTTTCGTGCAGACAACAGTTCTTATCACGTGATCAACTACAATTCACAAACAGGTGCTATTCAACAAAAAAGAACAGCACAGGGTTTTGCTGATGAAAGTGCGTGGGCACGTGGTCAGGCATGGGGACTGTATGGCTATACTGAAACCTACAGGGAAACAAAAGACAAACAATACTTAGAGCAGGCGAATAAGATCGCAGCGTTTATACTGAATCATCCAAATCTGCCTGCAGATAAAATTCCTTACTGGGATTTTAATGCACCGAATATCCCCAATGCCTTGCGTGATGTGTCTGCTGCAACGATTATGGCCTCTGCTTTACTGGAGTTAAGCGGCTATGTCAACAAAGAATTATCTGTCAAGTATTTCAAAGCTGCAGAAACGATCTTAAAGAATCTATCAACCGAACAATACAAAGCAGCAGCAGGAACCAATGGTGGATTTCTATTGAAGCATAGTGTTGGGCATTTTCCCGCTCAAACAGAAATTGATGTGCCGTTAACCTATGCTGATTATTATTTTGTTGAAGCCATGATCCGCTACAAAGCGATGTTTAAATAA